One genomic region from Vitis riparia cultivar Riparia Gloire de Montpellier isolate 1030 chromosome 17, EGFV_Vit.rip_1.0, whole genome shotgun sequence encodes:
- the LOC117904630 gene encoding ABC transporter A family member 7-like isoform X1, producing MADSSSGPASFWTQANALLRKNLTFQKRNIRTNIRLVSFPILLCVLLVVIQKLVNSELDKAENKCGCISVTNENGQTEKRCGIQYSTLDQVGTCPIPSPPEWPALLQVPAPEYRAVRADFIQFTDLPDDSCRRTGSCPATILFTGNNRSLGLTLAGNMFLSSSSLNSSNILGNLSNFVLGSESMPETTNFLDPAFFSDLPIYHVEPQCAPNSTFSVSFSLASTNVQQEVQCVQGLHLWRNSSSEINDELFKGYHKGNSEGKINEIVAAYDFLNSNGNNFNVSIWYNSTYKNDAGASSIALVRVPRSVNLASNAYLQLVQGDGVKMVLDFIKEMPKPETQVRLDLSSLLGTLFFTWVILQLFPVVLTSLVYEKQQNLRIMMKMHGLGDGPYWMISYAYFLVISSIYMLCFVIFGSVIGLKFFTLNDYSIQLVFYFIYINLQISLAFLLAAAFSNVKTATVLGYICVFGTGLLGGFLFQFFIQDTSFPNGWIIVMELYPGFSLYRGLYEFAQYSFTGNYMGTDGMRWGDLSDSTNGMRDILIIMFVEWLIVLFVAYYIDQVLSSGNGVKRSPLFFLQNFRKKKPMSSFRKPSLKRQGSKVFVKMEKADVSQEREKVEQLLLESGANHAIICDNLRKVYPGRDGNPEKIAVKGLSLALSHGECFGMLGPNGAGKTSFISMMIGLTVPTSGTAFVEGLDIRTDMDGIYTSMGVCPQHDLLWETLTGREHLLFYGRLKNLKGAALTQAVEESLKSVNLFHGGVGNKQAGKYSGGMKRRLSVAISLIGDPKVVYMDEPSTGLDPASRNNLWNVVKRAKQGRAIILTTHSMEEAEVLCDRLGIFVDGSLQCIGNPKELKARYGGSYVFTMTTSSNHEEEVESLVRHLSPNTNKIYQISGTQKFELPKQEVRIADVFQAVENAKSRFTVQAWGLADTTLEDVFIKVARGAQAFDVLP from the exons ATGGCGGATTCATCCTCCGGTCCCGCGAGCTTCTGGACCCAAGCCAACGCTTTGCTCAGAAAGAACTTAACCTTCCAG AAACGAAATATCAGGACAAATATTCGGCTCGTTTCATTCCCTATTTTACTCTGTGTGCTACTTGTTGTCATCCAAAAATTGGTCAACAGTGAATTGGATAAAGCTGAGAACAAGTGTGGCTGCATTTCTGTTACCAATGAAAATGGTCAAACTGAAAAGAGGTGTGGGATTCAGTACTCAACTCTGGATCAGGTGGGCACTTGTCCCATTCCTAGCCCTCCAGAATGGCCTGCATTATTACAAGTACCAGCTCCTGAATATCGTGCAGTGAGAGCCgattttattcaatttacaGATTTGCCAGATGACTCATGCAGGAGGACAGGGTCATGTCCTGCAACTATACTTTTCACTGGGAATAATCGATCTCTTGGATTAA CTTTGGCTGGGAACATGTTCTTGAGTTCTTCCTCTCTAAATTCCTCCAATATTCTGggtaatttatccaattttgtGCTT GGATCTGAATCAATGCCTGAGACGACCAATTTTCTTGATCCTGCTTTCTTCTCGGATCTTCCCATATATCATGTTGAACCTCAGTGTGCACCAAACTCAACATTTTCAGTGTCCTTCTCCTTAGCATCCACTAATGTGCAGCAAG AGGTACAATGTGTTCAAGGCTTACATTTGTGGCGCAATAGTTCTTCTGAGATTAATGATGAGCTGTTTAAGGGTTACCACAAAGGGAATTCAGAGGGGAAGATAAATGAGATTGTTGCAG CATATGATTTCTTAAATTCGAACGGGAATAATTTTAATGTGAGTATATGGTACAATTCAACCTACAAGAATGACGCAGGTGCTAGTTCTATCGCATTAGTGAGGGTTCCACGCTCAGTGAATCTC GCATCCAATGCCTACCTCCAGCTTGTGCAAGGAGATGGTGTCAAAATGGTACTTGACTTCATTAAAGAAATGCCCAAACCTGAAACCCAAGTCAGGCTGGATTTATCTTCTCTTCTTGGTACACTCTTCTTTACGTGGGTCATTTTGCAACTGTTCCCT GTTGTGTTGACATCTCTGGTTTATGAGAAGCAACAAAATCTAAGAATCATGATGAAAATGCATGGACTTGGTGATGGGCCTTATTGGATGATTTCCTATGCTTATTTTCTTGTCATATCTTCAATCTACATGTTATGTTTTGTGATATTTGGCTCAGTTATAG GTTTAAAATTCTTCACCTTGAATGACTACAGCATCCAACTTGTGTTTTACTTTATCTATATAAACTTGCAAATTTCACTGGCCTTTCTACTAGCTGCTGCATTTTCAAACGTTAAGACTGCCACAG TTTTAGGATACATATGTGTCTTTGGAACAGGGCTCTTAGGAGGCTTTCTTTTCCAGTTCTTTATTCAAGATACATCATTCCCGA ATGGCTGGATTATAGTTATGGAGTTATATCCTGGTTTTTCTCTATATCGGGGTTTATATGAGTTTGCACAGTACTCTTTCACAGGGAATTATATGGGGACTGATGGGATGCGATGGGGAGATCTGAGTGATAGCACAAATGGGATGAGAGATATCTTGATCATTATGTTTGTAGAATGGTTGATAGTGCTTTTTGTTGCATACTATATAGACCAAGTTTTATCATCAGGGAATGGTGTTAAAAGAAGTCCTCTATTTTTCTTGCAAAACTTTCGGAAAAAGAAGCCTATGTCATCTTTCCGGAAGCCTAGTTTGAAAAGGCAGGGATCCAAAGTTTTTGTTAAGATGGAGAAAGCTGATGTTTCTCAAGAG AGGGAGAAGGTTGAACAGCTGCTACTTGAATCTGGTGCAAATCATGCCATCATCTGTGATAACCTTAGAAAGGTGTATCCAGGAAGGGATGGAAACCCCGAAAAAATTGCAGTGAAAGGATTGTCTCTTGCTTTGTCTCATGGGGAGTGCTTTGGTATGCTTGGTCCCAATGGTGCAGGCAAAACCTCTTTCATTAGTATG ATGATTGGGCTCACAGTACCAACCTCCGGCACAGCGTTTGTTGAGGGTCTGGACATACGGACTGATATGGATGGAATATATACCAGCATGGGTGTATGCCCACAACATGA TCTTCTCTGGGAAACACTAACAGGAAGAGAGCACCTGCTATTTTATGGAAGACTTAAAAACCTCAAAGGTGCTGCCTTAACACAA GCAGTGGAAGAATCTCTTAAGAGTGTCAACCTATTTCATGGAGGGGTTGGGAACAAGCAGGCTGGAAAATACAGTGGAGGAATGAAGAGGAGGCTTAGTGTTGCCATTTCACTGATTGGAGATCCCAAA GTTGTCTATATGGATGAACCGAGTACCGGATTAGATCCTGCTTCAAGAAACAACTTGTGGAATGTTGTGAAGCGTGCAAAGCAAGGCCGAGCAATAATTCTAACAA CGCATTCAATGGAGGAGGCAGAGGTTCTATGTGACCGACTAGGAATTTTTGTGGATGGCAGCCTGCAATGTATTGGAAACCCAAAAGAG CTGAAGGCTAGATATGGAGGGTCTTATGTGTTCACAATGACAACATCTTCGAATCATGAGGAAGAAGTGGAGAGCTTGGTGCGGCATCTCTCcccaaacactaacaaaatATACCAAATTTCTGGAACCCAGAAGTTTGAGCTTCCAAAGCAAGAGGTCAGGATTGCAGATGTTTTCCAAGCAGTTGAGAATGCAAAGAGCAGGTTCACAGTTCAAGCATGGGGTCTGGCTGACACCACTTTAGAGGACGTGTTCATCAAGGTTGCACGCGGAGCTCAGGCATTCGATGTGCTCCCTTGA
- the LOC117904630 gene encoding ABC transporter A family member 7-like isoform X2: protein MADSSSGPASFWTQANALLRKNLTFQKRNIRTNIRLVSFPILLCVLLVVIQKLVNSELDKAENKCGCISVTNENGQTEKRCGIQYSTLDQVGTCPIPSPPEWPALLQVPAPEYRAVRADFIQFTDLPDDSCRRTGSCPATILFTGNNRSLGLTLAGNMFLSSSSLNSSNILGNLSNFVLGSESMPETTNFLDPAFFSDLPIYHVEPQCAPNSTFSVSFSLASTNVQQEVQCVQGLHLWRNSSSEINDELFKGYHKGNSEGKINEIVAAYDFLNSNGNNFNVSIWYNSTYKNDAGASSIALVRVPRSVNLASNAYLQLVQGDGVKMVLDFIKEMPKPETQVRLDLSSLLGTLFFTWVILQLFPVVLTSLVYEKQQNLRIMMKMHGLGDGPYWMISYAYFLVISSIYMLCFVIFGSVIDGWIIVMELYPGFSLYRGLYEFAQYSFTGNYMGTDGMRWGDLSDSTNGMRDILIIMFVEWLIVLFVAYYIDQVLSSGNGVKRSPLFFLQNFRKKKPMSSFRKPSLKRQGSKVFVKMEKADVSQEREKVEQLLLESGANHAIICDNLRKVYPGRDGNPEKIAVKGLSLALSHGECFGMLGPNGAGKTSFISMMIGLTVPTSGTAFVEGLDIRTDMDGIYTSMGVCPQHDLLWETLTGREHLLFYGRLKNLKGAALTQAVEESLKSVNLFHGGVGNKQAGKYSGGMKRRLSVAISLIGDPKVVYMDEPSTGLDPASRNNLWNVVKRAKQGRAIILTTHSMEEAEVLCDRLGIFVDGSLQCIGNPKELKARYGGSYVFTMTTSSNHEEEVESLVRHLSPNTNKIYQISGTQKFELPKQEVRIADVFQAVENAKSRFTVQAWGLADTTLEDVFIKVARGAQAFDVLP, encoded by the exons ATGGCGGATTCATCCTCCGGTCCCGCGAGCTTCTGGACCCAAGCCAACGCTTTGCTCAGAAAGAACTTAACCTTCCAG AAACGAAATATCAGGACAAATATTCGGCTCGTTTCATTCCCTATTTTACTCTGTGTGCTACTTGTTGTCATCCAAAAATTGGTCAACAGTGAATTGGATAAAGCTGAGAACAAGTGTGGCTGCATTTCTGTTACCAATGAAAATGGTCAAACTGAAAAGAGGTGTGGGATTCAGTACTCAACTCTGGATCAGGTGGGCACTTGTCCCATTCCTAGCCCTCCAGAATGGCCTGCATTATTACAAGTACCAGCTCCTGAATATCGTGCAGTGAGAGCCgattttattcaatttacaGATTTGCCAGATGACTCATGCAGGAGGACAGGGTCATGTCCTGCAACTATACTTTTCACTGGGAATAATCGATCTCTTGGATTAA CTTTGGCTGGGAACATGTTCTTGAGTTCTTCCTCTCTAAATTCCTCCAATATTCTGggtaatttatccaattttgtGCTT GGATCTGAATCAATGCCTGAGACGACCAATTTTCTTGATCCTGCTTTCTTCTCGGATCTTCCCATATATCATGTTGAACCTCAGTGTGCACCAAACTCAACATTTTCAGTGTCCTTCTCCTTAGCATCCACTAATGTGCAGCAAG AGGTACAATGTGTTCAAGGCTTACATTTGTGGCGCAATAGTTCTTCTGAGATTAATGATGAGCTGTTTAAGGGTTACCACAAAGGGAATTCAGAGGGGAAGATAAATGAGATTGTTGCAG CATATGATTTCTTAAATTCGAACGGGAATAATTTTAATGTGAGTATATGGTACAATTCAACCTACAAGAATGACGCAGGTGCTAGTTCTATCGCATTAGTGAGGGTTCCACGCTCAGTGAATCTC GCATCCAATGCCTACCTCCAGCTTGTGCAAGGAGATGGTGTCAAAATGGTACTTGACTTCATTAAAGAAATGCCCAAACCTGAAACCCAAGTCAGGCTGGATTTATCTTCTCTTCTTGGTACACTCTTCTTTACGTGGGTCATTTTGCAACTGTTCCCT GTTGTGTTGACATCTCTGGTTTATGAGAAGCAACAAAATCTAAGAATCATGATGAAAATGCATGGACTTGGTGATGGGCCTTATTGGATGATTTCCTATGCTTATTTTCTTGTCATATCTTCAATCTACATGTTATGTTTTGTGATATTTGGCTCAGTTATAG ATGGCTGGATTATAGTTATGGAGTTATATCCTGGTTTTTCTCTATATCGGGGTTTATATGAGTTTGCACAGTACTCTTTCACAGGGAATTATATGGGGACTGATGGGATGCGATGGGGAGATCTGAGTGATAGCACAAATGGGATGAGAGATATCTTGATCATTATGTTTGTAGAATGGTTGATAGTGCTTTTTGTTGCATACTATATAGACCAAGTTTTATCATCAGGGAATGGTGTTAAAAGAAGTCCTCTATTTTTCTTGCAAAACTTTCGGAAAAAGAAGCCTATGTCATCTTTCCGGAAGCCTAGTTTGAAAAGGCAGGGATCCAAAGTTTTTGTTAAGATGGAGAAAGCTGATGTTTCTCAAGAG AGGGAGAAGGTTGAACAGCTGCTACTTGAATCTGGTGCAAATCATGCCATCATCTGTGATAACCTTAGAAAGGTGTATCCAGGAAGGGATGGAAACCCCGAAAAAATTGCAGTGAAAGGATTGTCTCTTGCTTTGTCTCATGGGGAGTGCTTTGGTATGCTTGGTCCCAATGGTGCAGGCAAAACCTCTTTCATTAGTATG ATGATTGGGCTCACAGTACCAACCTCCGGCACAGCGTTTGTTGAGGGTCTGGACATACGGACTGATATGGATGGAATATATACCAGCATGGGTGTATGCCCACAACATGA TCTTCTCTGGGAAACACTAACAGGAAGAGAGCACCTGCTATTTTATGGAAGACTTAAAAACCTCAAAGGTGCTGCCTTAACACAA GCAGTGGAAGAATCTCTTAAGAGTGTCAACCTATTTCATGGAGGGGTTGGGAACAAGCAGGCTGGAAAATACAGTGGAGGAATGAAGAGGAGGCTTAGTGTTGCCATTTCACTGATTGGAGATCCCAAA GTTGTCTATATGGATGAACCGAGTACCGGATTAGATCCTGCTTCAAGAAACAACTTGTGGAATGTTGTGAAGCGTGCAAAGCAAGGCCGAGCAATAATTCTAACAA CGCATTCAATGGAGGAGGCAGAGGTTCTATGTGACCGACTAGGAATTTTTGTGGATGGCAGCCTGCAATGTATTGGAAACCCAAAAGAG CTGAAGGCTAGATATGGAGGGTCTTATGTGTTCACAATGACAACATCTTCGAATCATGAGGAAGAAGTGGAGAGCTTGGTGCGGCATCTCTCcccaaacactaacaaaatATACCAAATTTCTGGAACCCAGAAGTTTGAGCTTCCAAAGCAAGAGGTCAGGATTGCAGATGTTTTCCAAGCAGTTGAGAATGCAAAGAGCAGGTTCACAGTTCAAGCATGGGGTCTGGCTGACACCACTTTAGAGGACGTGTTCATCAAGGTTGCACGCGGAGCTCAGGCATTCGATGTGCTCCCTTGA